The following are from one region of the Sandaracinus amylolyticus genome:
- a CDS encoding FG-GAP repeat domain-containing protein: MRIGGGGSALFFACSFFLVATGCDCAGEGPGGPGAPCDIASDCRSDLACLDGTCQPRRDGAVPGDASSGGDGGSCADAPERQCRGGRVCCAEGEECVDGFVCAPVCENTRCGDNNLVCCAAGQICLDGVVCAASCEAGRALCGESLDTCCGEGEVCVEDACVTPGSTCADDYDCLDEGTYCEPTIGRCLANPAPPLCEVRPDFDDVELDVEWHWQGVEVGGRRYQNVGATPVVGDVSGDGVPDVVVAVYGVPVEGGGDPVNGDTVLVAIHGGTGALLWSVGPTDGPQPHSVAALANLDPSDDALEVVYKLRSSGLRVLDGDGTAELARITTGSAASSRSGPSIADMDHDGVPEIAAGCHVMSFERMGAGWTLRTRGDAGACGEPSQSFASPAVANLDGDPELELTTGGAAYGLDGTRLWPAAGTTPQHGLAAVADLDVDGDPEVISIRGGAITVRDGATGAVLVGAGGTWLAANVAIPGGGNGGAPTVADFDGDGLPEVATAGRGCYAVYDPDCLPDATRPRAGGDCTRPADDPASTCDDSPSAFLRSARVTQDVSSSVTGSSVFDFQGDGIAEVIYNDECFLHVYDGRDGRELLATPRPNSSRTILEYPLVVDVDRDGNSEIVLPANNDQGDRDGCLAQWVDALGVADVAALPPEFRNGSFGVFAFGDPNDRWVRTRPIWNQFAYHVTNVDDRGGIPTSEDDNWSVDGLNNYRQNVQGAGVFNAPNLTVALDAVALCGSSSIRLSAVITNAGSRGVPAGVPVEFVETAPTARTITTSATTRPLLPGASERITITVSDVPFDTDLAYEVRVDGATATDPVIECNEDDNASSAMDRCPGFG; the protein is encoded by the coding sequence ATGCGCATCGGCGGTGGTGGTTCCGCGCTCTTCTTCGCCTGTTCCTTCTTCCTCGTCGCGACCGGCTGCGACTGCGCCGGGGAGGGCCCCGGCGGCCCAGGCGCGCCTTGCGACATCGCGAGCGACTGCCGCAGCGATCTCGCCTGCCTCGACGGCACCTGCCAGCCGCGGCGCGACGGCGCGGTGCCCGGCGACGCGAGCTCCGGTGGTGATGGTGGAAGCTGCGCCGACGCGCCCGAGCGCCAGTGCCGCGGTGGACGCGTGTGCTGCGCCGAGGGCGAGGAGTGCGTCGACGGCTTCGTGTGCGCGCCCGTCTGCGAGAACACGCGCTGCGGCGACAACAACCTCGTGTGCTGCGCCGCGGGCCAGATCTGCCTCGACGGCGTGGTGTGCGCGGCGTCGTGCGAAGCCGGTCGCGCGCTCTGCGGCGAATCGCTCGACACCTGCTGCGGCGAGGGCGAGGTGTGCGTCGAGGACGCGTGCGTCACGCCGGGCTCGACCTGCGCCGACGACTACGACTGCCTCGACGAGGGCACCTACTGCGAGCCCACGATCGGCCGCTGCCTCGCGAACCCCGCGCCCCCGCTCTGCGAGGTGCGCCCCGACTTCGACGACGTCGAGCTCGACGTCGAGTGGCACTGGCAGGGCGTCGAGGTCGGCGGCCGTCGCTACCAGAACGTCGGCGCGACGCCGGTGGTCGGCGACGTCTCGGGCGACGGCGTGCCGGACGTCGTGGTCGCGGTGTACGGCGTGCCGGTCGAGGGGGGTGGCGATCCGGTGAACGGCGACACCGTGCTCGTCGCGATCCACGGCGGCACCGGCGCATTGCTCTGGAGCGTCGGGCCCACCGACGGCCCCCAGCCTCACAGCGTCGCCGCGCTCGCGAACCTCGATCCGTCCGACGACGCGCTCGAGGTCGTCTACAAGCTGCGCAGCAGCGGGCTGCGCGTGCTCGACGGCGACGGGACGGCCGAGCTCGCGCGCATCACGACCGGCAGCGCGGCATCGTCGCGCAGCGGTCCCTCGATCGCCGACATGGATCACGACGGCGTCCCCGAGATCGCCGCGGGCTGTCACGTGATGAGCTTCGAGCGCATGGGCGCGGGCTGGACGCTGCGCACCCGCGGCGACGCCGGCGCGTGCGGCGAGCCCTCGCAGTCGTTCGCGAGCCCCGCGGTCGCGAACCTCGACGGCGATCCCGAGCTCGAGCTCACCACCGGCGGCGCCGCGTACGGCCTCGACGGCACGCGCCTCTGGCCCGCAGCGGGCACCACGCCGCAGCACGGCCTCGCGGCGGTGGCCGATCTCGACGTCGACGGCGATCCCGAGGTCATCTCGATCCGCGGCGGCGCGATCACGGTGCGCGACGGCGCGACGGGCGCGGTCCTCGTCGGCGCCGGCGGCACATGGCTCGCCGCGAACGTCGCGATCCCCGGCGGCGGCAACGGCGGCGCACCGACCGTCGCGGACTTCGACGGTGACGGCCTGCCCGAGGTCGCGACCGCAGGGCGCGGCTGCTACGCGGTCTACGATCCCGACTGTCTCCCCGACGCGACGCGCCCGCGCGCCGGCGGCGACTGCACGCGCCCCGCCGACGATCCCGCGAGCACCTGCGACGACTCGCCGAGCGCGTTCCTGCGCTCGGCCCGCGTGACCCAGGACGTCTCGAGCTCGGTCACCGGCTCGAGCGTCTTCGACTTCCAGGGCGATGGCATCGCCGAGGTCATCTACAACGACGAGTGCTTCCTGCACGTCTACGACGGACGCGACGGACGCGAGCTGCTCGCGACGCCGCGCCCCAACTCGTCGCGCACGATCCTCGAGTACCCGCTGGTCGTCGACGTCGATCGCGACGGCAACTCCGAGATCGTGCTGCCCGCGAACAACGATCAGGGCGATCGCGACGGATGCCTCGCGCAGTGGGTCGACGCGCTCGGTGTCGCCGACGTCGCCGCGCTGCCGCCCGAATTCCGCAACGGCTCGTTCGGCGTCTTCGCGTTCGGCGATCCCAACGATCGCTGGGTGCGCACCCGCCCGATCTGGAACCAGTTCGCGTACCACGTGACCAACGTCGACGATCGCGGCGGCATCCCGACGAGCGAGGACGACAACTGGTCGGTGGACGGTCTCAACAACTACCGCCAGAACGTGCAGGGCGCGGGCGTGTTCAACGCGCCGAACCTCACGGTCGCGCTCGACGCGGTCGCGCTCTGTGGCTCGTCGAGCATCCGTTTGAGCGCGGTGATCACGAACGCAGGAAGCCGCGGCGTGCCCGCGGGCGTGCCCGTCGAGTTCGTCGAGACTGCACCGACCGCGCGCACGATCACGACCAGCGCGACCACGCGCCCGCTGCTCCCCGGTGCGAGCGAGCGCATCACGATCACGGTGAGCGACGTGCCGTTCGACACCGACCTCGCGTACGAAGTGCGCGTCGACGGTGCGACTGCCACCGATCCCGTCATCGAGTGCAACGAGGACGACAACGCGTCGAGCGCGATGGATCGCTGCCCCGGCTTCGGGTGA
- a CDS encoding diguanylate cyclase, which translates to MSSLVHAALTIRRTARASFGLVAAGALIALDLLGVFRGALDVEHGVVAAAFAVIAITRGIARWKLEQQEREGAQRETMVLELELGLMLLGGTHAAVQALGGLEGPLYPMVYVVVAFLAAFAKKPMGTVLVLAAIALEGAIWILGEPSVPARTVALHALFVMFFGVLNLLFTRAEIARVRERSKKERAEEQQKAQEDARLFRLVAAPSAGNSEEHDDERMFRSSVEEVRDALYHALDLLKRSLELHTCILLFSDPDGRLRIVELVTDSDDVADGPFDAGAGAVGAVASRGLTMNLEHVKPGYKGLCYYRSPALVRAFCGVPVMENGHLRGALCADRIDDRPFTAREEELLKSAIGQVLRALTNERVFVQLQRSKREQAVLFKASQALGGALSEDQVIEAGLGAATSIARYDFAAITRWDDEKKQHQVLRAVGEGSETVSGLAFRDNASLTAMVVKNKHYLPYRGEFDARQQTLFTTKAKLPELKSVLVLPLVVREDAIGTLAVAAQRSDAFPDFTRPTLQVLANQIAISLSNARAVKRLEEMATTDGLTGCLNKRAFLEELDAKMRSAERFKRKLSLLVTDIDHFKSVNDTYGHATGDVVIKALGQLLMKMKRETDRVARFGGEEFCVLCEETDTDGAVLLAERVREELGKTVFQTELGKLKVTCSIGVATYPRDAKSGAELFEITDKALYAAKRGGRNKVCTSKDV; encoded by the coding sequence ATGTCCTCGCTGGTCCACGCCGCGCTGACGATCCGCCGCACTGCGCGCGCCTCGTTCGGGCTCGTCGCCGCAGGTGCGCTGATCGCGCTCGATCTGCTCGGTGTGTTCCGCGGCGCGCTCGACGTGGAGCACGGTGTGGTCGCGGCTGCGTTCGCGGTGATCGCGATCACGCGCGGCATCGCGCGGTGGAAGCTCGAGCAGCAGGAGCGCGAGGGCGCGCAGCGCGAGACGATGGTGCTCGAGCTCGAGCTCGGGCTGATGCTGCTCGGCGGCACCCACGCCGCGGTGCAGGCGCTCGGTGGGCTCGAGGGCCCGCTCTATCCGATGGTCTACGTGGTCGTCGCGTTCCTCGCGGCGTTCGCGAAGAAGCCGATGGGCACGGTGCTGGTGCTCGCGGCGATCGCGCTCGAGGGCGCGATCTGGATCCTCGGCGAGCCCTCCGTGCCGGCGCGCACCGTCGCGCTGCACGCGCTCTTCGTGATGTTCTTCGGCGTGCTGAACCTGCTCTTCACGCGCGCCGAGATCGCGCGGGTGCGCGAGCGCAGCAAGAAGGAGCGCGCGGAGGAGCAGCAGAAGGCGCAGGAGGACGCGCGGCTCTTCCGGCTCGTCGCCGCGCCGAGCGCGGGCAACAGCGAGGAGCACGACGACGAGCGCATGTTCCGCTCGAGCGTCGAGGAAGTGCGCGACGCGCTCTATCACGCGCTCGATCTGCTCAAGCGCTCGCTCGAGCTGCACACGTGCATCCTGCTGTTCAGCGATCCCGACGGGCGGCTGCGCATCGTCGAGCTGGTGACCGACAGCGACGACGTGGCGGATGGCCCGTTCGACGCGGGCGCGGGCGCGGTGGGCGCGGTCGCGAGCCGCGGGCTCACGATGAACCTCGAGCACGTGAAGCCCGGGTACAAAGGGCTCTGCTACTACCGCTCGCCCGCGCTGGTGCGCGCGTTCTGCGGCGTGCCGGTGATGGAGAACGGGCACTTGCGCGGCGCGCTGTGCGCGGATCGCATCGACGATCGTCCGTTCACCGCGCGCGAGGAAGAGCTGCTCAAGAGCGCGATCGGCCAGGTGCTGCGCGCGCTGACGAACGAGCGGGTGTTCGTGCAGCTGCAGCGCAGCAAGCGCGAGCAGGCGGTGCTCTTCAAGGCGTCGCAGGCGCTCGGCGGCGCGCTCAGCGAGGACCAGGTGATCGAGGCGGGGCTCGGCGCGGCGACGAGCATCGCGCGCTACGACTTCGCGGCGATCACCCGCTGGGACGACGAGAAGAAGCAGCACCAGGTGCTGCGCGCGGTGGGCGAGGGCAGCGAGACCGTCAGCGGGCTCGCGTTCCGCGACAACGCGTCGCTCACCGCGATGGTGGTGAAGAACAAGCACTATCTCCCGTACCGCGGCGAGTTCGATGCGCGGCAGCAGACGCTCTTCACGACGAAGGCGAAGCTGCCCGAGCTGAAGAGCGTGCTGGTGCTGCCGCTCGTCGTGCGCGAGGACGCGATCGGCACCCTCGCGGTCGCGGCCCAGCGCTCCGATGCGTTCCCCGACTTCACGCGGCCGACGCTGCAGGTGCTCGCGAACCAGATCGCGATCTCGCTCTCGAACGCGCGCGCGGTGAAGCGCCTCGAGGAGATGGCGACGACCGATGGGCTCACGGGCTGCCTCAACAAGCGCGCATTCCTCGAGGAGCTCGACGCGAAGATGCGCAGCGCCGAGCGCTTCAAGCGGAAGCTCTCGCTGCTCGTGACCGACATCGATCATTTCAAGAGCGTGAACGACACCTACGGGCACGCGACCGGCGACGTGGTGATCAAGGCGCTCGGTCAGCTCCTCATGAAGATGAAGCGCGAGACCGATCGGGTGGCGCGCTTCGGCGGCGAGGAGTTCTGCGTGCTCTGCGAGGAGACCGACACCGACGGTGCGGTGCTGCTCGCGGAGCGGGTGCGCGAGGAGCTCGGCAAGACCGTGTTCCAGACCGAGCTCGGCAAGCTCAAGGTGACGTGCTCGATCGGCGTCGCGACGTATCCGCGCGATGCGAAGAGCGGCGCGGAGCTCTTCGAGATCACCGACAAGGCGCTCTACGCGGCGAAGCGCGGCGGCCGCAACAAGGTGTGCACGTCGAAGGACGTCTGA
- a CDS encoding OmpA family protein: protein MLRPLCVGLALATLLVSRPALADDDVVEARWALRGSISGGLMISADQRDVLALDGGGGTLRVSAAARPLDGVDWLEGELSLGGSLVGPGEERPGGAIDLLLAARVAPRIDDVSPFAVIGIGVAFTGPLLRPAASLGLGAALHLDDELAISAEVSLLHVMQSDGPNQSDDALFVSAGLGLWWRPMVRAPEPPPDPPVTPRRVRVPPPPPPPPPAAPPPAPVPTEDLDALLERAIPTRSLHVVMLVPPVLFEHGESALTAVGEVTMHDVLERVIAADPRARIVIQGHADATGTPEINLPLSTRRAEIVAEWLVAHGVERSRMVLRGEGTTRPLVQGASDDVASLAPDRRVTIRLELEHTPAEESAP from the coding sequence ATGCTGCGACCGTTGTGCGTGGGGCTCGCGCTCGCGACGCTGCTCGTCTCGCGACCGGCGCTCGCCGACGACGACGTCGTGGAGGCGCGCTGGGCGCTGCGCGGATCGATCTCGGGCGGGCTCATGATCTCCGCGGATCAGCGCGATGTGCTCGCGCTCGACGGCGGAGGCGGGACGCTGCGGGTCTCGGCCGCGGCGCGGCCCCTCGACGGAGTCGACTGGCTCGAGGGTGAGCTCAGCCTCGGCGGATCGCTGGTCGGACCGGGGGAGGAGCGACCGGGCGGTGCGATCGACCTGCTGCTCGCGGCGCGTGTCGCGCCGCGCATCGACGACGTCTCTCCGTTCGCGGTGATCGGGATCGGTGTGGCGTTCACCGGGCCGCTGCTCCGTCCCGCGGCGTCGCTGGGGCTCGGTGCCGCGCTGCACCTCGACGACGAGCTCGCGATCTCGGCCGAGGTGTCGCTCCTGCACGTGATGCAGTCCGATGGGCCGAACCAGAGCGACGACGCGCTCTTCGTGAGCGCCGGGCTCGGGCTCTGGTGGCGACCCATGGTGCGCGCGCCCGAGCCACCACCGGATCCGCCGGTCACCCCGCGGCGCGTGCGGGTGCCTCCGCCTCCGCCTCCACCTCCGCCCGCGGCGCCTCCGCCTGCGCCGGTGCCGACCGAGGATCTCGACGCGCTGCTCGAGCGCGCGATCCCCACGCGCTCGCTCCACGTCGTCATGCTCGTGCCGCCAGTGCTGTTCGAGCACGGCGAGTCGGCGCTGACCGCGGTCGGCGAGGTCACGATGCACGACGTGCTCGAGCGCGTGATCGCCGCCGATCCTCGCGCCCGCATCGTGATCCAGGGCCACGCCGACGCGACGGGCACGCCCGAGATCAACCTCCCGCTCTCGACGCGACGCGCCGAGATCGTCGCGGAGTGGCTCGTCGCGCACGGGGTCGAGCGCTCACGCATGGTGCTGCGCGGCGAGGGCACGACGCGGCCGCTCGTGCAGGGCGCAAGCGACGACGTCGCGTCGCTCGCCCCCGATCGCCGGGTGACGATCCGCCTCGAGCTCGAGCACACGCCGGCGGAGGAGAGCGCGCCATGA
- a CDS encoding alpha/beta fold hydrolase encodes MATYVLIPGATGDSWYWHRVVPLLRARGHEVVAPDLPARDESAGLDAYVDVIERAIGDRRDLVIVAQSMGALSAPLVCARRECERLVLVAPMIPAPGETGGEWWARSGQTDAERAMAIAEGRDPDAPFDPLVMFLHDVPEDVIVQSASRPHAQSSRPFDDPWPLAAWPEVETQVIAGTHDRLFPIDFVRRLAKERLGVTPIEIDTGHLVALAKPAELVSLLTAGRSR; translated from the coding sequence ATGGCGACCTACGTGTTGATCCCGGGCGCGACCGGGGACTCCTGGTACTGGCATCGCGTGGTGCCGCTCCTGAGGGCGCGAGGGCACGAGGTGGTCGCGCCGGATCTCCCGGCGCGCGACGAGAGCGCGGGGCTCGATGCGTACGTGGACGTCATCGAGCGCGCGATCGGCGATCGTCGCGACCTCGTGATCGTGGCGCAGTCGATGGGCGCGCTGAGCGCCCCGCTCGTGTGTGCGCGCCGCGAGTGCGAGCGATTGGTGCTCGTCGCGCCGATGATCCCGGCGCCCGGTGAGACCGGCGGCGAGTGGTGGGCGCGCTCGGGACAGACGGACGCCGAGCGCGCGATGGCGATCGCGGAGGGACGCGATCCCGACGCGCCCTTCGATCCCCTGGTGATGTTCCTCCACGACGTGCCGGAGGACGTGATCGTGCAGTCGGCGTCGCGACCGCACGCGCAGTCGTCGCGCCCGTTCGACGATCCGTGGCCCCTCGCAGCGTGGCCCGAGGTCGAGACCCAGGTGATCGCGGGCACGCACGATCGGCTCTTCCCGATCGACTTCGTGCGGAGGCTCGCGAAGGAGCGGCTCGGGGTCACGCCGATCGAGATCGACACCGGGCACCTCGTCGCGCTCGCGAAGCCGGCGGAGCTCGTCTCGCTCCTCACCGCGGGGCGAAGCCGATGA
- a CDS encoding Type 1 glutamine amidotransferase-like domain-containing protein — protein sequence MRRLFLASLSLDGLEAFLGGARGRRAAWVPTAADPLEDRDRVRALFAGMLETIGLSLLPCELDRDDDPTIAVRLAASDLVIVTGGDPFHLLARARASGFDRALQARPDLPYVGVSAGSILVGPSLEPHVLTSPFAPAKDQSLEGLGLTEHVVLPHHDREERALLHDVAQQRFGAQWTLTPLRDDEVLLVEGDGQSRVVRAR from the coding sequence ATGCGAAGGCTCTTCCTCGCGTCGCTCTCGCTCGACGGGCTCGAGGCATTCCTCGGAGGCGCGCGCGGGCGGCGCGCGGCATGGGTGCCCACCGCCGCCGATCCGCTCGAGGATCGCGACCGGGTGCGGGCGCTCTTCGCGGGGATGCTCGAGACGATCGGACTCTCGCTCCTGCCGTGCGAGCTCGATCGCGACGACGACCCGACGATTGCGGTGCGCCTCGCGGCGAGCGATCTCGTGATCGTCACCGGCGGTGATCCCTTCCATCTGCTCGCGAGGGCGCGCGCGAGCGGCTTCGATCGCGCGCTGCAGGCGCGCCCGGATCTGCCTTACGTCGGCGTCAGCGCGGGCTCGATCCTCGTGGGGCCGAGCCTCGAGCCGCACGTGCTCACGAGCCCGTTCGCGCCCGCGAAGGATCAGTCGCTCGAGGGGCTCGGGCTCACCGAGCACGTCGTGCTCCCGCACCACGATCGCGAGGAGCGCGCGCTGCTGCACGACGTCGCGCAGCAACGATTCGGCGCGCAATGGACGCTGACCCCGCTGCGCGACGACGAGGTGCTGCTCGTCGAGGGCGACGGTCAGTCGCGCGTCGTGCGCGCGCGCTGA
- a CDS encoding MOSC domain-containing protein, translating into METLRERLERVPQIGRVTWIGARPDHGAPIEVLERAVVLADRGLERDRVSRREGGKRQVTLIQAEHLGVIARLLGREGAIDPALLRRNVVVAGVNLVALRRMRFAIGNGVILEGTGTCEPCAKMDEALGEGAFHAMRGHGGITARVIEGGEIAIGDPVRALAYVG; encoded by the coding sequence ATGGAGACCCTACGGGAGCGCCTGGAGCGGGTGCCGCAGATCGGCCGGGTGACGTGGATCGGGGCCCGCCCCGACCACGGCGCGCCCATCGAGGTGCTCGAGCGGGCGGTGGTGCTCGCCGATCGCGGGCTCGAGCGGGACCGGGTGTCGCGGCGCGAGGGAGGAAAGCGCCAGGTCACGCTGATCCAGGCCGAGCACCTCGGCGTGATCGCGCGATTGCTGGGCCGCGAGGGCGCGATCGATCCCGCGCTGCTGCGGCGCAACGTGGTGGTCGCGGGCGTGAACCTGGTCGCGCTGCGGCGCATGCGCTTCGCGATCGGGAACGGCGTGATCCTCGAGGGCACCGGCACCTGCGAGCCCTGCGCGAAGATGGACGAGGCGCTCGGCGAGGGCGCGTTCCACGCGATGCGCGGCCACGGAGGGATCACCGCGCGGGTGATCGAGGGCGGCGAGATCGCGATCGGCGATCCGGTGCGCGCGCTCGCGTACGTGGGATGA
- the ybaK gene encoding Cys-tRNA(Pro) deacylase, with protein MPKTNACRVLDQLGISYELREYDVDPDDLSAETVAQKVGMPLEQVWKTLCCRGDGKDIGFAVIAAGTELDLKAYARVAGHKSAELVPLKEVQPITGYIRGGVTALAAKKPYPVCCDETIELFDVISVSAGVRGTQILIAPSDYLRATGAKVGPIAR; from the coding sequence ATGCCGAAGACGAACGCGTGCCGCGTGCTCGATCAGCTCGGGATCTCGTACGAGCTGCGCGAGTACGACGTCGATCCCGACGATCTCAGCGCCGAGACCGTCGCGCAGAAGGTCGGCATGCCGCTCGAGCAGGTGTGGAAGACGCTCTGCTGTCGCGGCGACGGCAAGGACATCGGCTTCGCGGTGATCGCCGCGGGCACCGAGCTCGACCTCAAGGCCTACGCGCGCGTCGCGGGGCACAAGAGCGCGGAGCTCGTGCCGCTCAAGGAAGTGCAGCCGATCACCGGGTACATCCGCGGCGGCGTCACCGCGCTCGCCGCGAAGAAGCCGTACCCGGTGTGCTGCGACGAGACGATCGAGCTCTTCGACGTGATCAGCGTGAGCGCGGGCGTGCGCGGGACCCAGATCCTGATCGCACCGAGCGACTACCTGCGCGCGACCGGCGCCAAGGTGGGCCCGATCGCGCGCTGA
- a CDS encoding spinster family MFS transporter, whose protein sequence is MNQVRVAAPQQAASPAYRYYVLAVLTLIYMLNFLDRQIIGILATPLKDEFELSDSRFGLMGGLAFALLYSSLAIPIAWAADRFSRVWIMTIALTIWSGFTALCGLAGSFTQLFLCRMGVGIGEAGGVAPAYSLIADSFPKSQRARAMAVYAFGIPLGTAAGTLVGGLLAATYGWRVAFVTVGLLGVIVAPLLRLSVRDPERGAMDEHAAPKEAPPFRDVLRTVLPKRSFWLLSFGAASSSVCGYGVAAWLPSFFMRSFELSLAQTAWYYSGISLVGGVVGIWLGGAIADRLGRLSKAAYPLTPAIAFLISVPCFLLGMNSARLIQTFFPDAGANGWQALAMAFVVFVVPTGLNLAWLGPVTAAVQQLVPAPMRTTASALFLLINNLLGIAVGVFYFGWMSDLLRPTFGEESLRWSIYTGMAFYMLSSFLLYRASRTLQHDWVD, encoded by the coding sequence GTGAACCAAGTCCGAGTCGCTGCGCCGCAGCAGGCCGCGTCACCCGCGTACCGCTACTACGTGCTCGCGGTCCTGACGCTGATCTACATGCTCAACTTCCTCGACCGTCAGATCATCGGCATCCTCGCGACGCCGCTGAAGGACGAGTTCGAGCTCTCCGATAGCCGTTTCGGCCTCATGGGCGGGCTCGCGTTCGCGCTGCTCTACTCGAGCCTCGCGATCCCGATCGCGTGGGCCGCCGATCGGTTCAGCCGCGTGTGGATCATGACGATCGCGCTGACGATCTGGTCGGGCTTCACCGCGCTCTGCGGGCTCGCGGGAAGCTTCACCCAGCTCTTCCTGTGCCGCATGGGCGTGGGCATCGGCGAGGCGGGCGGCGTGGCTCCCGCGTACTCGCTGATCGCCGACTCGTTCCCGAAGTCGCAGCGGGCGCGGGCGATGGCGGTCTACGCGTTCGGCATCCCGCTCGGAACCGCGGCGGGCACGCTCGTCGGCGGTCTGCTCGCCGCGACCTACGGCTGGCGCGTCGCGTTCGTCACCGTCGGTCTGCTCGGCGTGATCGTCGCGCCGCTGCTGCGGCTCTCGGTGCGCGATCCCGAGCGCGGCGCGATGGACGAGCACGCTGCGCCGAAGGAGGCGCCGCCGTTTCGCGACGTGCTGCGCACCGTGCTCCCGAAGCGCAGCTTCTGGCTGCTCTCGTTCGGCGCCGCGTCGTCGTCGGTGTGCGGCTACGGCGTCGCGGCGTGGCTCCCGAGCTTCTTCATGCGGAGCTTCGAGCTGAGCCTCGCCCAGACCGCCTGGTACTACTCGGGCATCTCGCTGGTCGGCGGCGTGGTGGGCATCTGGCTCGGCGGCGCGATCGCCGATCGCCTCGGACGGCTCTCGAAGGCCGCGTACCCGCTGACGCCCGCGATCGCGTTCCTGATCTCGGTGCCGTGTTTCCTGCTCGGCATGAACTCGGCGCGCCTGATCCAGACGTTCTTCCCCGACGCGGGCGCGAACGGCTGGCAGGCGCTCGCGATGGCGTTCGTCGTGTTCGTCGTGCCGACCGGGCTCAACCTCGCGTGGCTCGGGCCGGTCACCGCGGCGGTGCAGCAGCTGGTGCCCGCGCCGATGCGCACGACGGCGTCCGCGCTCTTCCTGCTGATCAACAACCTGCTCGGGATCGCGGTCGGCGTCTTCTACTTCGGCTGGATGTCCGACCTGCTGCGTCCGACGTTCGGCGAGGAGAGCCTGCGCTGGTCGATCTACACCGGCATGGCGTTCTACATGCTGTCGTCGTTCCTGCTCTATCGCGCGTCGCGCACGCTGCAGCACGACTGGGTCGACTGA